The Apium graveolens cultivar Ventura chromosome 6, ASM990537v1, whole genome shotgun sequence genome contains a region encoding:
- the LOC141664684 gene encoding uncharacterized protein LOC141664684 translates to MYRCAATQPLLRCLNPEEQQQALETRHEGICGKHLVGRSLAFKILRQGFFWSTLRADASEHANKCKQCQSFATVSKQPPEEMASKFGSMAHPQGNRVIEVANKIICQGIKKRLGEAKERWADELPWVLWAYRTTPRSSTGETPFRMAYGTDPLVPVEVGLESYRTEVYNMEVNNFGLRDNVDLLEEEREAAHQKNELAAFMPTRQRKLQPNWEGPYKVVEVVRLGTYKLETLAGEDIKNTWHASHLRKFY, encoded by the exons ATGTATCGTTGTGCGGCTACTCAGCCCCTCTTGAGATGCTTGAATCCCGAAGAGCAACAACAGGCTTTGGAGACGAGGCATGAAGGAATCTGCGGAAAACATCTGGTTGGTCGGTCTCTTGCCTTTAAGATCCTTCGGCAAGGGTTCTTTTGGTCGACTTTGCGAGCCGATGCGAGTGAACATGCAAATAAATGCAAGCAGTGTCAGTCATTCGCCACTGTCTCGAAGCAGCCTCCAGAAGAAATGGCCTCG AAGTTCGGTTCAATGGCACATCCACAAGGAAACAGGGTGATCGAAGTGGCCAACAAGATAATCTGTCAAGGAATTAAGAAGAGGTTGGGTGAAGCCAAAGAAAGATGGGCCGATGAGCTACCCTGGGTCTTATGGGCTTACCGAACAACTCCCAGGTCATCCACCGGGGAAACTCCCTTTAGAATGGCATATGGAACAGATCCCCTAGTTCCGGTAGAAGTGGGATTAGAGTCTTATCGAACTGAAGTCTACAACATGGAAGTCAATAACTTCGGACTAAGGGATAATGTAGACTTACTAGAAGAAGAGAGGGAAGCTGCTCACCAAAAAAAT GAATTAGCTGCATTCATGCCAACAAGACAAAGGAAGCTTCAGCCAAACTGGGAAGGACCTTACAAGGTGGTTGAGGTCGTTCGTCTAGGAACTTATAAATTGGAAACACTAGCTGGAGAAGACATCAAGAACACTTGGCATGCTAGTCACCTTCGGAAATTTTACTAG